A genomic window from Vigna radiata var. radiata cultivar VC1973A chromosome 2, Vradiata_ver6, whole genome shotgun sequence includes:
- the LOC106756442 gene encoding uncharacterized protein LOC106756442, with the protein MAYSGIWAMCEGGYSVGNLTNSLQKTIKKNHSGSRIITVMEFESDWTKHRKSSAHTAQVISSATSFMPWSRRIPIVEGFYEFL; encoded by the exons ATGGCCTACTCTG GTATCTGGGCAATGTGTGAGGGAGGATACAGCGTAGGCAATTTAACAAACAGTTTGCAGAAGACAATTAAGAAGAATCACAGTGGGAGCAGAATAATAACTGTTATGGAATTTGAATCAGACTGGACAAAGCATAGAAAATCATCTGCTCATACTGCTCAAGTGATTAGTTCTGCAACATCGTTCATGCCTTGGTCTCGTAGAATCCCAATTGTTGAAGGATTTTATGAATTTCTTTAG
- the LOC106756441 gene encoding F-box/kelch-repeat protein At1g67480-like — translation MPDLTVGKKRFIQPNTCFANLTDQDKSTLSQSDNCFFSEALSEDYSPILPGLPDDVAEYCLALVPRSNFPAMGGVCKRWRSFIQSKAFTTVRKLAGMLEEWLYFLTTDCEEKESHWEVMDCLGRKCRSLPPMPGPEKAGFGVVVLNGKLLVMAGYSATEGTAFASAEVYQYDSCLNSWSSLSNMNVARYDFACAEVNGLVYAVGGNGENGDSLSSAEVYDPDTDEWTLIESLRRPRWGCFACGFEGKLYVMGGRSSFTIGNSKFVDIYNPERHAWCEIKNGCVMVTAHAVVGKKLFCIEWKNQRKLAIFSPEDNSWEMVPVPLTGSTSVGFRFGMLDGKLLLFPLLAEHAHQTLSYDPNAALGSEWRTCDIRPSGLCLYCVTIKA, via the exons ATGCCTGATCTTACTGTTGGAAAGAAGAGATTTATCCAGCCAAATACGTGTTTCGCCAATTTGACCGATCAAGATAAATCAACTCTTTCACAAAGTGATAATTGTTTCTTCTCCGAGGCACTGAGTGAAGATTATAGCCCAATTCTACCTGGGCTGCCTGATGATGTGGCGGAGTATTGTCTGGCACTTGTGCCTCGTTCCAATTTCCCTGCTATGGGGGGTGTCTGTAAGAGATGGAGATCGTTTATTCAAAGCAAAGCATTCACTACTGTGCGAAAATTGGCTGGAATGCTTGAAGAATGGCTCTATTTCTTAACAACAGACTGTGAAGAAAAGGAAAGTCATTGGGAGGTTATGGATTGTCTCGGTCGTAAATGCCGATCTCTTCCACCAATGCCGGGTCCAGAAAAAGCTGGATTTGGAGTGGTGGTTCTTAATGGAAAGCTTCTTGTCATGGCTGGTTATTCAGCTACTGAAGGAACTGCCTTTGCCTCAGCAGAGGTTTACCAATATGATTCTTGCCTCAATAG CTGGAGCAGTTTGTCGAACATGAATGTGGCTCGTTATGACTTTGCTTGTGCTGAAGTGAATGGCCTGGTTTATGCTGTTGGGGGCAATGGGGAGAATGGAGACAGTTTGTCCAGTGCTGAGGTGTATGATCCAGATACTGACGAATGGACACTGATAGAGAGCCTTCGCCGTCCGAGATGGGGTTGTTTTGCttgtggatttgagggtaagcTCTATGTCATGGGTGGAAGGTCAAGCTTCACCATTGGAAACTCCAAGTTTGTTGATATATACAACCCTGAGAGACACGCCTGGTGTGAGATTAAGAATGGCTGTGTTATGGTCACAGCTCATGCAGTAGTTGGAAAAAAGTTGTTCTGCATAGAATGGAAGAACCAGCGGAAGCTGGCTATATTCAGTCCAGAGGACAATTCATGGGAAATGGTTCCAGTTCCATTGACAGGTAGCACAAGTGTTGGTTTTCGGTTTGGGATGCTGGATGGCAAGTTGCTGCTCTTCCCTCTGCTGGCAGAACATGCTCATCAAACATTATCGTATGATCCAAATGCAGCTCTGGGGTCAGAGTGGCGGACTTGTGACATAAGGCCATCTGGTTTGTGCTTGTATTGTGTAACAATCAAGGCATGA